The following are encoded together in the Limimonas halophila genome:
- a CDS encoding YbaB/EbfC family nucleoid-associated protein, with protein sequence MKNLSNMMKQAQEMQEKMQQLQEGLADHEVTGAAGGGMVQVTMNGKGEMRSMSIDPSLVDPNDVSVLEDLVVAATNDAKKKVEEHYQEKMQEMTGGMNLPEGFKFPGM encoded by the coding sequence ATGAAGAACCTCTCGAACATGATGAAGCAGGCCCAGGAGATGCAGGAAAAGATGCAGCAGCTCCAGGAGGGCCTGGCCGACCACGAGGTCACCGGCGCGGCCGGCGGCGGCATGGTGCAGGTGACGATGAACGGCAAGGGCGAGATGCGCTCCATGAGCATCGACCCCTCGCTGGTCGACCCCAACGACGTCTCCGTCCTGGAAGACCTCGTCGTCGCCGCCACCAACGACGCCAAGAAGAAGGTGGAAGAGCACTACCAGGAGAAGATGCAGGAGATGACCGGCGGCATGAACCTGCCGGAAGGCTTCAAGTTCCCGGGCATGTAA
- the recR gene encoding recombination mediator RecR — protein sequence MAAPEIDRLIKLLARLPGLGQRSARRAVLYLMKRRDQLLLPLAEAMQAAAESVRTCSRCGNLDSRDPCTICADPQRATGVLCIVEEVGDLWALERTAAFSGRYHILGGTLSALEGRGPEQLNVEKLVERVREEAVGEVILALSATVDGQTTAHYLAERLEDLGVSVTRLAHGVPVGGELDYLDDGTLTAALRARR from the coding sequence GTGGCCGCGCCCGAGATCGACCGCCTCATCAAGCTGCTCGCGCGCCTGCCGGGCCTCGGCCAGCGCTCCGCCCGGCGCGCCGTGCTCTACCTGATGAAGCGCCGCGACCAGCTGCTCCTGCCGCTCGCCGAGGCCATGCAGGCGGCGGCCGAGTCCGTGCGCACCTGCAGCCGCTGCGGCAACCTGGACAGCCGCGATCCCTGCACCATCTGCGCCGACCCCCAGCGCGCCACCGGCGTGCTCTGCATCGTCGAGGAAGTCGGCGACCTCTGGGCGCTGGAACGCACGGCCGCCTTCTCCGGGCGCTACCACATCCTCGGGGGCACGCTCTCCGCCCTCGAAGGCCGCGGCCCCGAGCAACTCAACGTGGAAAAGCTGGTCGAGCGCGTGCGCGAGGAAGCCGTCGGCGAAGTCATCCTCGCCCTCTCCGCCACGGTCGACGGCCAGACCACCGCCCACTACCTCGCCGAACGCCTCGAAGACCTGGGCGTCTCCGTCACCCGCCTCGCCCACGGCGTCCCCGTCGGCGGCGAACTCGACTACCTCGACGACGGCACCCTCACCGCTGCCCTCCGCGCCCGTCGCTAA